In the genome of Microbacterium endophyticum, one region contains:
- the trxB gene encoding thioredoxin-disulfide reductase, with the protein MRQLIIIGSGPAGYTAAIYAARANLNPLVIASSVEAGGELMNTTEVENFPGFPEGIQGPDLMTKLQEQAEKFGAEIVYDDVTELDLTGPVKKVVLGSKKEHETAAVIFATGSAYRKIGVAGEERLSGHGVSWCATCDGFFFRDRTIAVVGGGDSAMEEATFLTRFASKVYVIHRRGELRASKIMQERAFANEKIEFIWNTEVVDILGDAAVSGVQLRSLVDGASSELPLDGLFVAIGNDPRTHLVHNQLDLTPEGTIWVNGRSSHTSLAGVFAAGDVIDPTYRQAITAAGSGTVAALDAEHYLAALDEAGAPEPDADQIEGRSGAEV; encoded by the coding sequence GTGCGACAGCTCATCATCATTGGTTCGGGGCCTGCGGGCTATACGGCCGCAATTTACGCGGCCCGTGCGAATCTCAACCCACTCGTTATCGCGAGCTCCGTCGAGGCCGGCGGAGAACTCATGAACACGACAGAGGTGGAGAATTTCCCCGGTTTCCCGGAGGGAATTCAAGGGCCTGATCTCATGACCAAGCTCCAAGAACAGGCAGAGAAGTTCGGTGCGGAGATCGTCTATGACGACGTTACCGAGCTCGATCTGACGGGTCCCGTAAAGAAAGTCGTTCTCGGCAGTAAAAAAGAGCACGAGACCGCCGCCGTGATCTTCGCCACGGGTTCCGCCTACCGCAAGATCGGCGTTGCAGGCGAGGAGCGACTCTCAGGTCACGGCGTTTCATGGTGCGCGACGTGCGATGGATTCTTCTTCCGTGACCGCACGATTGCTGTGGTCGGTGGCGGCGATTCCGCGATGGAAGAGGCGACATTCCTCACTCGTTTTGCTTCCAAGGTGTACGTCATTCACCGCCGCGGCGAGCTGCGCGCATCAAAGATCATGCAGGAGCGCGCGTTTGCCAACGAGAAGATCGAGTTCATTTGGAACACCGAAGTCGTCGACATTCTCGGAGATGCCGCCGTTTCTGGTGTTCAACTTCGCTCACTTGTCGATGGCGCATCCTCAGAACTCCCCCTCGACGGACTCTTCGTAGCGATCGGTAACGACCCACGCACACACCTCGTGCATAATCAGCTCGATCTGACTCCTGAGGGCACGATCTGGGTCAACGGTCGTTCATCTCACACGTCACTCGCGGGGGTTTTCGCCGCAGGTGACGTCATCGACCCGACCTACCGTCAAGCCATCACTGCAGCGGGCAGCGGAACTGTCGCCGCGTTGGATGCTGAGCACTATCTGGCGGCGCTCGACGAAGCTGGTGCGCCTGAGCCCGACGCTGACCAGATCGAAGGACGCAGCGGGGCCGAGGTTTAG
- a CDS encoding ParA family protein, with product MFHVKQPDQGAATASFEDTPLARELADLSSRRRALEKVQVSLPERTRIVTVSNQKGGVGKTTTAVNLAAALASVGARVLVIDLDPQGNASTALGVPHSADIPSVYDVLIDEFPLEDVIQPSPESQNLFCAPSTIHLAGAEIELVSQVAREHRLRGALEGYLDTVAVPPHFVIIDCPPSLGLLTINAFAAADEVLIPIQCEYYALEGLSQLLGSVRMIQKHLNPALHVSTILLTMYDGRTRLAQQVAEEVRTHFSDEVLETVIPRSVRVSEAPSFGQTVIAYDGQSAGAVAYREAAVEIMARGVHAAAGKEGEA from the coding sequence GTGTTTCACGTGAAACAACCCGATCAAGGAGCAGCCACTGCATCCTTTGAGGACACCCCACTCGCGCGAGAACTTGCAGATCTAAGTTCGCGTCGTCGCGCGCTTGAAAAGGTGCAAGTTTCACTGCCGGAGCGAACGCGGATCGTTACCGTCTCGAATCAAAAGGGCGGCGTTGGAAAGACGACGACCGCCGTGAATCTGGCAGCCGCACTCGCAAGTGTGGGTGCTCGCGTGCTCGTCATTGATCTTGATCCTCAGGGAAATGCCTCGACAGCTCTCGGAGTGCCTCATTCGGCGGACATTCCAAGTGTCTACGACGTTCTCATCGATGAATTTCCACTAGAGGACGTCATACAGCCGAGTCCGGAGTCTCAAAATCTCTTTTGTGCGCCGAGCACGATCCACCTCGCTGGTGCCGAGATTGAACTTGTCTCCCAGGTCGCGCGCGAACACCGCCTTCGAGGCGCACTGGAGGGATATCTGGATACCGTTGCTGTCCCGCCGCACTTTGTGATCATCGATTGCCCACCATCGTTGGGTCTGCTTACGATTAATGCTTTTGCGGCCGCTGATGAAGTTCTCATTCCCATCCAGTGTGAGTATTACGCGTTAGAGGGCTTGAGTCAGCTGCTTGGGAGTGTGCGGATGATTCAAAAGCACCTCAACCCCGCGTTGCATGTGTCGACCATTCTGCTGACGATGTACGACGGGCGAACGCGACTTGCGCAGCAGGTTGCCGAAGAAGTGCGGACTCATTTTTCTGACGAGGTACTTGAGACAGTCATTCCGCGTTCAGTACGCGTCTCGGAAGCACCGAGCTTCGGGCAGACAGTTATTGCTTACGACGGCCAATCCGCTGGAGCTGTTGCTTATCGCGAAGCCGCAGTCGAAATCATGGCACGCGGTGTCCACGCCGCCGCCGGAAAAGAAGGAGAAGCCTGA
- the trxA gene encoding thioredoxin, which yields MTASSTTSSTFKQDVLDAEGPVLVDFWAEWCGPCRMVGPVLDEIQAENAGKITVLKLNVDENPDLAMQYQITSIPAMKVFQGGEVKTTIIGAKPKFALEQDLAAYLS from the coding sequence ATGACCGCTAGTTCCACGACGTCAAGCACTTTCAAACAGGACGTACTCGATGCAGAGGGTCCTGTCCTCGTTGATTTCTGGGCGGAATGGTGTGGCCCTTGCCGCATGGTCGGCCCCGTTCTCGACGAGATTCAAGCGGAGAACGCCGGAAAGATCACCGTTCTTAAGCTGAACGTCGACGAAAACCCCGACCTTGCAATGCAATACCAGATCACCTCAATTCCCGCGATGAAGGTGTTCCAGGGCGGCGAGGTAAAGACCACGATCATCGGCGCTAAGCCGAAATTCGCCCTCGAGCAGGACCTCGCGGCATACCTCAGCTAA
- the yidD gene encoding membrane protein insertion efficiency factor YidD, with amino-acid sequence MSATGEAKLSASRVPQSLPLLPRNVLLGFLHGYRATISHTYGDVCKYYPSCSAYAVGSVQQHGALKGSIMAAARIARCHPWAEGGIDDVPLKPRYRYELTRHGFVVPTARKD; translated from the coding sequence ATGTCGGCAACGGGGGAAGCGAAACTTTCTGCATCGCGAGTTCCGCAATCTCTTCCACTTCTTCCACGTAACGTGCTTCTTGGCTTTCTACATGGATACCGCGCGACGATTTCTCATACATACGGCGATGTATGTAAGTACTATCCGTCGTGTTCTGCCTATGCTGTCGGCTCGGTTCAACAGCACGGTGCACTGAAGGGTTCCATCATGGCGGCAGCCCGTATCGCGCGCTGCCATCCGTGGGCGGAGGGCGGTATCGATGATGTGCCGTTGAAACCTCGCTACCGATATGAACTAACGCGGCACGGATTCGTCGTGCCGACTGCGAGAAAGGACTGA
- a CDS encoding tryptophan synthase subunit alpha: protein MTEGFGSAPRRASLELLRAEAADELAVLVHERLRDGEDPWDFMEDLPTVDELVVLTLRAENIAANGGVRPNSARHYRVLRQISFDYPQLTPAVWRLLGEPNTHRRWDSVVNIDAQ, encoded by the coding sequence GTGACGGAAGGTTTTGGGAGCGCCCCACGGCGCGCGAGTCTCGAATTGTTGCGAGCCGAAGCGGCCGACGAGCTTGCCGTCCTGGTGCACGAGCGGTTACGTGATGGGGAAGACCCTTGGGACTTCATGGAAGATCTGCCCACTGTTGATGAACTCGTTGTTTTGACGCTCCGGGCTGAGAACATTGCTGCGAACGGTGGTGTGAGGCCGAATTCCGCGCGTCACTACCGGGTGCTTCGCCAGATTTCTTTTGACTATCCGCAGCTGACTCCCGCAGTCTGGCGTCTGCTGGGGGAGCCGAATACCCATCGACGCTGGGATTCCGTCGTCAACATCGACGCTCAATAG
- a CDS encoding protein jag, with protein MTQVSPAESDTTESSVSDLEKEGDIAADFLEALLDIADIGGDMALDVKNGRAYVSVESDDDDSIRLLSHPDTVQALQELTRLAVQNKTDQFSRLILDIAGSRDVRRRELETLVDRAVARLDEGSTQASLPAMTSYERKLIHDIVSDRGLISESYGEGADRHTVIRRA; from the coding sequence ATGACGCAGGTATCCCCAGCGGAGTCCGACACGACCGAGTCGTCTGTTTCTGATCTAGAAAAAGAAGGCGACATCGCCGCCGATTTTCTCGAGGCACTCTTGGATATTGCCGACATCGGCGGTGATATGGCTCTCGACGTGAAGAATGGTCGAGCCTATGTGTCGGTCGAATCTGATGATGACGATTCGATTCGTCTGCTTTCACACCCGGATACCGTGCAGGCGCTTCAAGAACTAACGCGCCTTGCCGTGCAGAATAAGACTGATCAATTTTCACGACTGATCCTCGATATCGCTGGATCTCGCGACGTGCGTCGGCGAGAGCTGGAGACGTTGGTTGACCGGGCTGTCGCTCGTCTCGACGAAGGTTCAACTCAGGCATCATTGCCGGCGATGACGAGTTATGAGCGCAAGCTCATCCATGACATCGTCTCTGATCGTGGGTTGATCTCCGAGTCTTATGGCGAGGGTGCTGACAGGCACACGGTCATCCGACGCGCGTGA
- the rpmH gene encoding 50S ribosomal protein L34, giving the protein MTKRTFQPNIRRRAKKHGFRARMRTRAGRGILSARRSKGRTELSA; this is encoded by the coding sequence ATGACCAAGCGCACATTTCAGCCCAACATCCGTCGTCGTGCCAAGAAGCACGGCTTCCGTGCCCGCATGCGCACTCGTGCCGGCCGCGGCATCCTTTCTGCTCGTCGCTCCAAGGGGCGCACCGAGCTCTCGGCTTGA
- the rsmG gene encoding 16S rRNA (guanine(527)-N(7))-methyltransferase RsmG, whose product MIEEEPSAAAEIFGEHIHVARRFVESLSVEGEVRGLIGPLELPRLWSRHILNCAVAAPLFNGHVGDVGSGAGLPGLVLAIARPDAEFTLIEPMERRVIWLQEQVDSLELANTTVVRARAEEWAGGRDFDAVTARAVSALRTLIPLTAPLVRPGGELILFKGANSPTEIEAAQKQIRRARLQDVRVELVGESVLEEPTRVVRALVSA is encoded by the coding sequence ATGATCGAAGAAGAACCGAGTGCCGCTGCGGAAATATTCGGCGAGCATATTCACGTCGCACGTCGTTTCGTCGAGAGTCTCTCGGTGGAGGGTGAAGTGCGTGGCCTCATTGGGCCACTCGAGCTGCCGCGTCTGTGGAGTCGGCACATCTTGAACTGTGCTGTTGCAGCGCCGCTCTTCAATGGTCATGTCGGTGATGTGGGTTCTGGAGCGGGTCTTCCCGGGCTCGTTCTCGCTATCGCGAGACCCGACGCGGAGTTCACGCTTATTGAGCCCATGGAGCGACGAGTTATCTGGCTGCAAGAACAGGTCGACTCGTTGGAACTCGCTAACACCACAGTCGTGCGCGCCAGAGCGGAAGAGTGGGCCGGTGGTCGTGATTTCGACGCGGTGACTGCTCGAGCGGTTAGCGCTCTCCGCACACTTATTCCGCTCACAGCACCCTTGGTCAGACCAGGGGGAGAACTTATTCTCTTCAAGGGTGCGAACTCTCCCACAGAGATCGAAGCTGCGCAGAAACAGATTCGGCGAGCGAGACTTCAGGACGTTCGTGTTGAACTCGTAGGCGAGAGCGTTCTCGAGGAGCCGACCCGGGTTGTCCGCGCGCTCGTGAGCGCGTGA
- the yidC gene encoding membrane protein insertase YidC codes for MVLVAWHYVLTFLGMPQAAGITWVLAIVGLVIVVRAALIPLFVRQIKSQRKMMELAPEMKKIQAKYKGKTDQLSREAMSRETMALYKKHGTTPLSSCLPLLVQMPIFFSLYSVLSDVKKHAESGVGGVGLLSPELTQEFYDAKLFGTTSMHTTLVEAWGQPDGTGTVILLITLVVLMIASQFFTQLQIISKNLSPEAKTGQAYQMQRIMLFILPLGFVFSGVFFPLGVVIYWFTSNIWTMVQQFIVIREMPTPGSDAAKAREERLARKGKAVDAKGKVIPLEKYQAEQQRLLEEAERARASAPKRQQPVSKQRAKKQGARPSGTAAPKSSPDSPDTSKKS; via the coding sequence ATGGTGCTGGTTGCCTGGCACTATGTCTTGACCTTCCTCGGTATGCCTCAGGCCGCCGGAATCACCTGGGTTCTCGCCATCGTTGGTCTTGTGATCGTGGTTCGCGCGGCGCTCATTCCGTTGTTTGTGCGGCAGATCAAGAGTCAGCGCAAGATGATGGAACTCGCGCCTGAGATGAAGAAGATCCAGGCGAAGTACAAGGGCAAAACGGATCAGCTCTCTCGCGAGGCGATGAGTCGCGAGACCATGGCTCTCTACAAGAAGCACGGAACAACACCGCTTTCGAGTTGTTTGCCACTGCTGGTGCAGATGCCCATATTCTTCTCGCTCTACAGCGTCTTGAGCGACGTGAAGAAGCACGCCGAAAGCGGCGTGGGTGGTGTCGGGCTCCTGAGTCCGGAGCTCACCCAGGAGTTTTACGACGCCAAGCTCTTCGGCACTACATCGATGCACACGACTCTCGTCGAGGCGTGGGGACAGCCCGACGGCACCGGTACCGTCATCCTTCTGATCACACTCGTTGTCTTGATGATTGCGTCGCAGTTCTTCACGCAGCTCCAGATCATCTCTAAGAACCTTTCGCCTGAAGCCAAGACTGGCCAGGCGTATCAGATGCAGCGCATCATGCTCTTTATCCTCCCGTTGGGCTTCGTGTTCTCTGGTGTCTTCTTCCCACTTGGTGTCGTTATTTACTGGTTCACAAGCAACATCTGGACCATGGTGCAGCAGTTCATCGTCATTCGCGAGATGCCCACACCGGGGTCGGATGCAGCGAAGGCCCGCGAAGAGCGCCTTGCCCGTAAGGGGAAAGCGGTGGACGCCAAAGGTAAAGTCATTCCGCTAGAGAAGTACCAGGCTGAGCAGCAGCGCCTTCTTGAAGAGGCTGAGCGCGCTCGCGCATCGGCGCCCAAGCGTCAACAACCCGTCAGCAAGCAACGCGCGAAGAAGCAGGGCGCACGTCCGAGTGGCACAGCGGCTCCGAAGTCGAGCCCTGACTCCCCCGACACTTCGAAGAAATCCTGA
- a CDS encoding ParB/RepB/Spo0J family partition protein encodes MAKRTGLGRGIGALIPTTDASESRPVDVFFPGASSDAPTTSNEDADLVTVPGARLVYIDPHEIVPNPRQPRTNFDADDLAELVHSVREFGVLQPVVVRRNDEGSYELIMGERRTRAAREAGLETMPAIVRETDDENLLRDALLENLHRSQLNPLEEASAYLQLLEDFGITQEELATRIGRSRPQISNTIRLLRLPVPVQQRVAAGVLSAGHARAILSVDGPERMQHLADKIVNEDLSVRAAEAAAKQAVDPRRSALKAGSRRGHLDEVAARIGDHLNTRVRISLAAKKGQITIDFATIQDLNRIVSELGVDGYSTH; translated from the coding sequence ATGGCTAAAAGGACTGGGTTGGGTCGGGGCATTGGTGCGCTGATACCGACAACAGATGCGAGCGAATCGCGTCCAGTTGATGTCTTCTTCCCGGGAGCGTCGTCCGACGCGCCAACCACGTCGAATGAGGATGCCGATCTTGTGACGGTTCCTGGCGCTCGACTGGTCTACATTGATCCGCACGAGATCGTGCCAAACCCGCGTCAGCCGCGCACGAATTTCGACGCGGATGATCTCGCCGAACTTGTGCACAGCGTCCGGGAGTTCGGTGTCTTGCAGCCGGTCGTCGTGCGTCGCAACGATGAGGGCTCGTACGAGCTCATCATGGGTGAGCGACGCACTCGTGCGGCCCGCGAAGCCGGGCTGGAGACGATGCCTGCGATCGTTAGGGAGACCGACGATGAGAATCTCCTGCGTGACGCTCTTCTCGAGAACCTTCATCGTTCGCAGCTAAACCCACTCGAAGAGGCATCGGCATACCTGCAGCTACTTGAAGACTTCGGGATCACACAAGAAGAGCTCGCGACGAGGATCGGAAGGTCCCGGCCTCAGATCTCCAACACCATTCGTCTGTTGCGTCTACCAGTACCGGTACAGCAACGTGTTGCAGCTGGCGTATTGAGTGCCGGTCACGCGCGCGCCATTCTCTCGGTCGACGGTCCGGAGAGGATGCAGCACCTTGCGGACAAGATCGTCAACGAGGATTTGTCTGTTCGTGCCGCCGAGGCTGCGGCAAAACAGGCAGTCGATCCGCGACGTAGCGCACTGAAGGCGGGGTCTCGCCGAGGTCACCTTGATGAGGTCGCCGCGCGAATCGGGGATCACCTGAATACGCGCGTGAGAATCTCTCTGGCAGCCAAAAAAGGCCAGATCACAATAGATTTCGCGACGATTCAGGATCTTAATCGCATTGTCAGTGAACTCGGTGTCGACGGGTACTCCACACACTGA
- the rnpA gene encoding ribonuclease P protein component, producing MLAKPNRLTDGADYKAVVRRGARASGAHTITYVVSREASTSPRFGFIVSKQVGSAVTRNRVRRRLKAVCLSALPHVRAGSEVVIRALPSAAKASFASLESEVMSSLERRAA from the coding sequence GTGCTGGCCAAGCCGAACCGACTTACCGACGGCGCGGATTACAAGGCCGTCGTCCGTCGCGGTGCCCGGGCTTCTGGCGCGCATACGATTACCTACGTCGTATCGCGTGAAGCTTCTACGAGCCCGAGGTTTGGCTTCATCGTCAGCAAACAGGTTGGTTCCGCCGTCACGCGTAACCGTGTTCGTCGGCGGTTGAAGGCTGTGTGTCTCAGTGCGCTCCCGCACGTGCGAGCCGGATCAGAAGTCGTCATTCGTGCATTGCCTTCAGCAGCAAAAGCCAGTTTTGCGTCGTTGGAGAGCGAAGTAATGTCTTCTCTCGAGCGGAGAGCAGCATGA
- a CDS encoding DUF6049 family protein, which yields MTEILPLPGTPAPRRRARIFAVLAAALLAASSMLTALPAEASESTPSPTPSGLSGEIDVQLAPVSNGVIAAGDALTVWANVSNGTNSDLTDATVTLSIGSAPISKSDELSQWLAGGDSSGDFTVVDTASANIPSGESNAIVVTKPGSDPLIADRAAGVYPIRVAVETASDSTVSTSVITITDETSSASPVAVVVPITATASSGGLLSSSELTTLTGRNGALTAQLDAVDGTAAILAIDPAVLASIRVLGASAPSSASAWLDRLDLLPNDRFALQFADADVAVQADAGLTSLLSPLDLTAYMDAADFENEPEPTATASPTESPSGTPAADSTDLNTTDTDTDTDTAVPDLAALTDIGATHSNILWPASGSVDSATVASLVSLTGDEDTVTLVSSASTDEPDTSARATVDGSDVLVYNSEVSDALTDAARTDDLTLRGAPLSAATAYLSLAQNAAAGQPVLVVLDRDLSRSAAGLEAAVDAVTDAPATSSISLDALLAQTPQEQTLNEVSAGDARVAAVNAMQQEETQIAQFATILDDAVLLTGPQRASELQVLSVGLIADEGWRARFDAHHEQTLTTLTSVSILPPSNINLLTSGAGLGFWVKNDLPYPVSVSLYAEPDDLRLEVEPVTTVEAEPASNTRAEIPVQARIASGEVTIALRLESPTGVHIGSTESVDVNVRAEWEGIGVVVLIALIGGLLVVGIIRTVLRRRAKSAAPKEPAPKESAQKESALTSDEDSAQ from the coding sequence ATGACCGAGATTCTTCCCTTGCCGGGAACACCCGCGCCACGCCGCCGCGCACGCATATTTGCCGTACTTGCGGCCGCCCTTCTTGCCGCAAGTTCGATGCTCACAGCGCTACCCGCGGAGGCCAGTGAGTCCACCCCCAGCCCGACACCAAGTGGGCTGAGCGGTGAGATAGATGTCCAGCTAGCTCCCGTTTCGAATGGCGTGATCGCTGCGGGCGACGCCCTTACCGTATGGGCGAATGTCAGCAACGGCACAAACTCAGACCTCACCGATGCGACAGTGACGCTCTCAATCGGCAGCGCGCCTATCTCTAAGAGTGACGAGCTTTCGCAGTGGTTAGCCGGCGGTGATTCGAGTGGCGATTTCACTGTGGTGGATACCGCTTCAGCAAATATTCCGTCAGGGGAATCGAACGCAATTGTCGTGACGAAGCCGGGTTCAGACCCACTCATTGCAGATCGTGCCGCCGGTGTGTACCCGATTCGCGTTGCGGTAGAGACCGCGTCTGACTCCACCGTATCGACCAGTGTCATCACGATCACCGACGAAACGTCATCAGCGAGTCCCGTCGCAGTAGTAGTACCGATCACCGCGACGGCGTCGAGTGGTGGTCTGCTTAGTTCGTCAGAACTCACAACGCTCACCGGTCGCAATGGAGCGCTCACCGCGCAATTAGACGCCGTGGACGGCACGGCTGCAATCCTTGCGATAGATCCTGCGGTGCTCGCCTCTATTCGAGTGTTGGGGGCGAGCGCACCGAGTTCTGCCAGCGCATGGCTGGATCGACTGGATCTTCTGCCCAACGACCGCTTCGCGCTGCAGTTCGCTGACGCTGACGTCGCGGTGCAGGCGGATGCGGGACTGACATCTCTCCTTTCCCCGCTCGATCTGACGGCCTATATGGACGCCGCTGATTTCGAAAACGAGCCAGAGCCGACTGCTACTGCGTCGCCCACCGAATCACCCTCCGGCACTCCCGCCGCCGACAGCACGGATCTGAACACAACAGACACAGACACAGACACAGACACTGCCGTCCCCGACCTCGCTGCGCTCACCGACATCGGTGCTACTCACTCGAACATCTTGTGGCCGGCCTCAGGGTCAGTCGATAGCGCGACCGTGGCATCCCTGGTTTCGCTCACGGGCGATGAAGACACCGTCACCCTCGTTTCGTCGGCTTCCACCGACGAGCCCGACACGTCAGCGCGAGCTACGGTCGATGGTTCCGATGTACTGGTGTACAACTCCGAAGTTTCCGATGCTCTAACGGATGCTGCGCGCACAGACGACCTCACCCTCCGCGGCGCCCCACTCTCGGCGGCCACCGCCTACCTCTCGCTTGCCCAGAATGCCGCAGCAGGGCAACCGGTGCTTGTTGTTCTCGACCGTGACCTCAGCAGATCTGCCGCGGGCCTCGAGGCGGCTGTCGATGCAGTTACCGACGCCCCCGCGACCTCATCAATCTCGCTCGACGCACTTCTCGCGCAAACTCCCCAAGAACAGACATTGAACGAGGTCTCCGCTGGCGATGCCCGTGTCGCGGCCGTCAACGCGATGCAGCAAGAAGAAACGCAGATCGCGCAGTTCGCAACGATCCTCGACGATGCTGTGCTACTGACCGGCCCCCAACGCGCGAGCGAGCTGCAGGTGCTCAGCGTCGGCCTGATCGCGGACGAAGGGTGGCGTGCAAGATTCGATGCTCATCACGAGCAAACACTGACGACTCTCACGTCCGTGAGCATATTGCCCCCCAGTAACATCAATCTCCTAACGTCTGGCGCGGGACTCGGGTTCTGGGTGAAGAACGACCTCCCCTACCCCGTTTCGGTGTCGCTGTACGCTGAGCCCGACGATCTGAGGCTCGAAGTCGAACCCGTCACCACTGTCGAGGCGGAACCGGCCAGCAATACCCGCGCCGAGATTCCGGTCCAGGCACGTATCGCGAGCGGTGAGGTCACGATCGCGCTCCGGCTCGAAAGCCCAACAGGCGTTCACATCGGGTCGACAGAGTCCGTTGATGTCAACGTCCGCGCGGAGTGGGAGGGCATCGGCGTCGTTGTCCTGATCGCTCTGATCGGCGGTCTTCTCGTGGTGGGGATTATTCGGACTGTGCTCCGGCGCCGCGCGAAAAGTGCGGCGCCGAAAGAACCGGCACCGAAAGAATCGGCACAGAAAGAATCGGCACTGACGAGCGACGAGGATTCAGCACAGTGA
- the murJ gene encoding murein biosynthesis integral membrane protein MurJ, whose protein sequence is MSGIGRASLIIGAGTIASRLSGFVRSIVLVAAVGSISGAANAFGIANQLPNNVFAIISTGLLTAVLVPQIARSAHLADGGSAFVSKLLTVGTVTLLGATALALALAPQLVTFYQPDFSADQAALATTFAYWCLPQIFFYGMYALLGETLNARNIFGPFTWAPIVNNVVSIAGFGLFFLIFGTTGAVTGWTPAMIALLAGTSTLGIAVQAGMLLFFWRRAGLRVRPDFRWRGMGLGQIGRLAGWTFLMVVVGQLAAAVQSRQLPPEGSPGVAATQYAWLLFMLPYSIIVISIGTPYFTRLSKNASAGRHTDVRDDIGSSIRTVGVFIVIATVALSVGAVPASRIFATNSANALLVAPVLQCFLIGLVPLAVLFVIQRTFYAYDDTRTPFFFTLVQASLVVITALIAGATLGDADVAAGIALGQSFASIVQLIIATWLLHRRLGGIGFARWATALLRFAVAAVPAAAAGWAVLLLLGGPAGWPSATIFSGVATLALIGVVMLVVYGGALAVLRAPELTPALAIVRRFIPGAR, encoded by the coding sequence GTGAGCGGTATCGGTCGTGCGAGCCTCATCATCGGTGCGGGGACGATCGCTTCGCGCCTTTCCGGCTTCGTGCGATCTATCGTGCTCGTCGCCGCGGTTGGTTCGATATCGGGGGCTGCGAATGCTTTCGGAATCGCCAACCAGCTACCGAACAACGTGTTTGCGATTATCTCCACGGGCTTGCTCACAGCTGTTCTCGTGCCCCAGATCGCTCGTTCGGCACACCTCGCAGACGGAGGAAGCGCATTCGTTTCAAAGCTCCTCACCGTCGGAACTGTCACGCTCCTCGGTGCGACCGCGCTCGCGCTCGCGCTCGCGCCCCAGCTCGTAACGTTCTATCAGCCCGATTTTTCTGCTGATCAGGCGGCTCTCGCCACGACGTTCGCCTATTGGTGTCTGCCGCAGATTTTCTTCTACGGTATGTACGCATTGCTCGGTGAAACCCTCAATGCTCGTAACATTTTTGGGCCGTTCACCTGGGCACCGATCGTCAACAACGTCGTTTCAATTGCAGGTTTTGGTCTCTTCTTCCTGATCTTCGGAACGACGGGTGCCGTAACCGGGTGGACTCCCGCCATGATTGCCCTGCTCGCCGGCACTTCTACGCTCGGGATTGCGGTGCAAGCCGGCATGCTCCTATTCTTCTGGCGACGTGCTGGCCTTCGGGTACGGCCTGATTTTCGCTGGCGGGGAATGGGGCTCGGGCAGATCGGTCGACTCGCGGGCTGGACTTTTCTGATGGTGGTGGTCGGTCAGCTCGCCGCCGCCGTTCAGTCTCGACAACTCCCACCCGAGGGAAGCCCGGGAGTGGCTGCCACTCAGTATGCGTGGCTGCTCTTCATGCTGCCTTACTCGATAATCGTGATTTCGATCGGCACACCCTACTTCACACGTCTCAGCAAGAATGCGTCTGCTGGACGTCACACCGACGTGCGCGATGACATCGGTTCAAGCATCCGCACCGTCGGTGTCTTCATCGTGATCGCAACCGTCGCTCTATCGGTCGGCGCTGTACCTGCATCCCGGATCTTTGCGACGAACAGTGCGAATGCCCTTCTCGTAGCTCCCGTGCTCCAATGTTTTCTGATTGGCTTGGTGCCACTTGCGGTTCTCTTCGTTATTCAGCGCACCTTCTATGCGTACGACGACACCCGCACACCCTTTTTCTTCACGCTCGTGCAGGCCTCACTCGTCGTCATCACCGCGCTCATCGCCGGGGCAACTCTCGGAGACGCAGACGTCGCCGCGGGAATTGCGCTCGGACAGTCGTTCGCGTCGATCGTGCAGCTGATCATTGCCACGTGGCTACTCCACCGTCGACTCGGCGGGATTGGGTTCGCACGCTGGGCAACCGCGCTCCTACGCTTCGCTGTCGCTGCCGTGCCAGCCGCAGCGGCAGGGTGGGCAGTGCTGCTGCTACTGGGAGGACCTGCTGGCTGGCCCTCTGCGACAATCTTCTCCGGCGTTGCGACTCTCGCTTTGATCGGAGTCGTGATGCTGGTCGTATACGGCGGCGCACTGGCCGTCTTGCGCGCTCCCGAACTCACACCGGCTCTGGCGATTGTTCGACGATTCATTCCAGGTGCGCGCTAA